A genomic region of Homalodisca vitripennis isolate AUS2020 chromosome 5, UT_GWSS_2.1, whole genome shotgun sequence contains the following coding sequences:
- the LOC124363443 gene encoding gustatory receptor for sugar taste 43a-like: MFDNISIIVVVLDLVSLNLVSVVIFISCSRKHEQFINILDILEKVDQKLQKNVPEVNAKAKVLLVSIVITILITGIGVLDFQRSVYVGNKDYISSICYIPPLIMLFSQASLFLHFTQVTQSIATRFGIIKARVKEEVLRNRRERPMNTHYIRIANVPHNNKGLYTIHEVESLMSAFWMLCDAVHQANSFYGDQLLSVFFTSLVHITISIYYLIGSVILRQSTAITVLGGLALAHIAHLVLLVRPSTLVAELADGMAPMICKLINTSLDPILVERLEEFLLQLGKRKSRFSALGFFQLQNSAVIKMAGAVTTYLVVLVQFQLEIVPPEFFTSVT, from the coding sequence ATGTTTGATAACATTTCAATCATCGTTGTAGTTCTGGACTTAGTCTCTCTTAACTTGGTGTCTGTTGTTATATTCATCAGCTGTTCCAGGAAACACGAACAGTTTATCAATATCCTTGATATCCTGGAGAAGGTGGATCAAAAACTTCAGAAAAACGTACCGGAAGTGAACGCCAAAGCGAAAGTGTTGCTTGTCTCGATCGTCATCACAATTTTAATTACGGGTATTGGTGTGTTGGATTTCCAAAGATCTGTGTACGTAGGCAATAAAGATTACATTTCGTCAATTTGCTACATTCCCCCGCTGATCATGCTTTTTTCTCAAGCATCTTTGTTCCTCCACTTCACTCAAGTCACTCAGAGTATCGCCACGAGGTTTGGTATTATCAAAGCCAGGGTCAAAGAGGAAGTGTTAAGAAACAGACGGGAACGACCAATGAACACTCATTATATCAGGATCGCTAATGTCCCCCACAACAACAAAGGGCTCTACACCATCCACGAGGTTGAGTCACTCATGAGCGCCTTCTGGATGCTATGCGACGCTGTTCATCAGGCTAACAGCTTCTACGGAGACCAGCTGCTGAGTGTCTTCTTTACCTCGCTTGTCCATATCACGATCAGTATTTACTACTTAATCGGCAGCGTAATACTAAGACAGTCAACCGCTATCACTGTGTTAGGAGGGTTGGCTCTCGCCCACATTGCTCATCTGGTTCTGTTGGTGCGGCCGAGCACACTGGTGGCTGAACTGGCCGACGGCATGGCACCTATGATTTGCAAGTTGATCAACACGAGTTTGGACCCAATTCTGGTGGAACGCCTTGAAGAGTTTTTGTTGCAGTTAGGGAAACGTAAATCAAGATTTTCTGCACTTGGATTTTTCCAACTTCAAAACTCCGCCGTAATCAAGATGGCTGGTGCAGTGACCACCTATTTGGTGGTATTAGTCCAGTTTCAATTAGAAATAGTTCCACCTGAATTCTTTACATCAGTTACCTAA
- the LOC124362074 gene encoding 1,5-anhydro-D-fructose reductase-like — translation MSAKLTKDSVFTATSGMRMPVVGLGTLARSTEERSSDEDITKAVEYALEAGYRHFDTAYMYRNEKAVGNALKKWLDSGRIKREELFVVTKLPMVGNNEKLVERYLKESLQDLQLSYVDLYLIHKPVGFQPGKELFPTDENGYLKLDLDTDHIALWKAMEAQVDAGRAKFIGLSDFTIAQMERILKVARIRPSTDQVECHLYFQRKELREWGKKNGIPVTSFATLGSGAAVSIFDKGGNMTEQQKKNPMTEEVVIRIAQAHGKSPGQVLLRHMVQLGVAVIPKSSHPDRIKQNIDIFDFELTDKDMADLGAFDLGEGGRKFFVSNMVKGYDKHPECPYGKP, via the exons ATGTCTGCTAAGTTGACCAAGGACTCTGTATTTACCGCAACCTCTGGCATGAGGATGCCTGTCGTGGGCCTCGGGACACTGGCCAGGAGCACGGAGGAGAGG TCGTCAGACGAGGACATTACAAAGGCAGTGGAGTATGCCCTAGAGGCTGGCTACAGACACTTCGACACCGCCTACATGTACAGGAACGAGAAAGCAGTGGGGAATGCACTAAAGAAGTGGTTGGATAGCGGCAGAATCAAAAGGGAGGAGTTGTTCGTCGTTACTAAG cTGCCTATGGTGGGAAACAATGAAAAGTTGGTAGAGAGGTACCTGAAGGAGTCTCTGCAAGACCTGCAACTAAGCTATGTAGACCTGTACCTGATCCACAAACCAGTGGGTTTCCAGCCTGGAAAGGAACTGTTTCCTACGGACGAAAACGGATACCTGAAGCTTGACTTAGACACAGATCACATTGCTTTGTGGAAG GCGATGGAGGCCCAAGTGGACGCAGGGAGGGCCAAGTTTATCGGCCTGTCCGACTTCACAATTGCCCAGATGGAGCGGATCCTGAAGGTCGCGAGGATTCGCCCCTCTACGGACCAGGTCGAGTGCCATCTCTACTTCCAGCGGAAAGAGCTGCGCGAGTGGGGTAAGAAAAACGGGATCCCAGTCACATCTTTTGCAACCCTGGGCTCTGGTGCTGCCGTGTCTATTTTTGACAAAGGAGGAAACATGACTGA ACAGCAGAAGAAGAACCCCATGACGGAGGAGGTTGTGATACGCATAGCCCAAGCTCACGGCAAGAGCCCGGGCCAGGTGTTGTTGAGACATATGGTGCAGCTCGGTGTCGCCGTCATACCCAAGAGCTCCCACCCCGACCGCATCAAGCAGAACATTGAC atTTTCGATTTTGAACTAACGGACAAAGATATGGCTGATTTGGGTGCTTTCGACTTGGGTGAAGGTGGAAGGAAATTTTTCGTCTCCAATATGGTGAAAGGATACGATAAACACCCTGAGTGCCCCTATGGAAAACCATAA